A section of the Streptomyces sp. CG1 genome encodes:
- the tsaE gene encoding tRNA (adenosine(37)-N6)-threonylcarbamoyltransferase complex ATPase subunit type 1 TsaE — MEAPAAPHNPAETRLTITSPEQMRELGRTLAKLLRAGDLVMLSGELGAGKTTLTRGLGEGLGVRGAVTSPTFVIARVHPSLGGGPPLVHVDAYRLGGGLDEMEDLDLDVSLPDSVMVVEWGEGKVEELTEDRLQVVIHRAVGDTTDEVRHVTLTGLGERWAGAGLESLTA, encoded by the coding sequence ATGGAAGCACCAGCAGCACCGCACAACCCCGCTGAGACCCGGCTGACGATCACCTCGCCCGAGCAGATGCGGGAGCTGGGCCGCACGCTGGCCAAGCTGCTGCGCGCGGGCGACCTGGTGATGCTCAGCGGTGAGCTGGGCGCCGGCAAGACCACGCTGACCCGCGGGCTCGGTGAGGGCCTCGGCGTGCGCGGCGCGGTCACCTCGCCGACCTTCGTGATCGCCCGGGTGCACCCCTCCCTCGGCGGCGGCCCGCCCCTCGTGCACGTCGACGCCTACCGGCTCGGTGGCGGCCTGGACGAGATGGAGGACCTGGACCTCGATGTCTCGCTGCCCGACTCGGTGATGGTCGTGGAGTGGGGCGAGGGCAAGGTCGAGGAACTGACCGAGGACCGGCTCCAGGTCGTCATCCACCGGGCCGTCGGCGACACCACCGACGAGGTACGGCACGTGACCCTGACCGGGCTGGGGGAGCGCTGGGCCGGAGCCGGCCTGGAGTCGCTCACCGCCTGA
- the tsaB gene encoding tRNA (adenosine(37)-N6)-threonylcarbamoyltransferase complex dimerization subunit type 1 TsaB, whose amino-acid sequence MLLLALDTATPAVTVALHDGTDVIASSSQVDARRHGELLLPAVDRVLAEAGLRLDAVTGIVVGIGPGPYTGLRVGLMTADTFGLALGVPVHGLCTLDGLAYAADIEQGPFVVATDARRKEVYWAMYADSRTRLTGPAVDRPADIAERVAGLPAVGAGALLYPDTFPSVHEPEHVSAAALASLAAERLAAGEELPPPRPLYLRRPDAQVPKNYKVVTPK is encoded by the coding sequence GTGCTCTTGCTCGCTCTGGATACCGCAACACCCGCCGTCACCGTCGCGCTGCACGACGGCACGGACGTCATCGCCTCGTCGAGTCAGGTGGACGCGCGCCGGCACGGAGAGCTGCTGCTGCCGGCCGTGGACCGTGTGCTCGCCGAGGCCGGACTCAGACTGGACGCCGTCACCGGCATCGTCGTCGGCATCGGGCCCGGCCCCTACACCGGCCTGCGCGTCGGTCTGATGACGGCCGACACCTTCGGCCTCGCGCTCGGGGTCCCGGTGCACGGTCTGTGCACGCTGGACGGCCTCGCCTATGCCGCCGACATCGAGCAGGGCCCCTTCGTCGTGGCGACCGACGCCCGGCGCAAGGAGGTCTACTGGGCGATGTACGCCGACTCCCGCACCCGGCTGACCGGCCCCGCCGTGGACCGGCCGGCCGACATCGCCGAGCGGGTCGCGGGCCTCCCCGCGGTGGGCGCGGGCGCGTTGCTCTACCCGGACACGTTCCCGAGCGTCCACGAGCCCGAGCACGTCTCCGCCGCCGCCCTCGCCTCGCTGGCCGCCGAGAGGCTGGCCGCCGGCGAGGAGCTGCCGCCACCCCGGCCGCTGTATCTGCGCCGCCCGGACGCCCAGGTCCCCAAGAACTACAAGGTGGTCACCCCGAAGTGA
- the rimI gene encoding ribosomal protein S18-alanine N-acetyltransferase, whose translation MRWWDIDPVLELEKDLFPEDAWSRGMFWSELAHARGAEATRRYLVAEGEDRIVGYAGLASSGDQADVQTIAVARDLQGTGLGGRLLEELLRAATAFECHEVLLECRVDNVRAQKLYERYGFEPIGFRRGYYQPGNVDALVMRLITDQATEETTEEKNHG comes from the coding sequence ATGCGCTGGTGGGACATCGACCCGGTCCTGGAGCTGGAGAAGGACCTGTTCCCCGAGGATGCCTGGTCGCGGGGCATGTTCTGGTCCGAGCTGGCCCACGCCCGGGGCGCTGAGGCGACCCGGCGCTATCTGGTCGCCGAGGGGGAGGACCGGATCGTCGGGTACGCGGGCCTCGCCTCCTCAGGCGACCAGGCCGATGTGCAGACCATCGCCGTCGCCCGCGACCTCCAGGGCACCGGCCTCGGCGGACGGCTGCTGGAAGAGCTGCTGCGCGCGGCGACCGCGTTCGAGTGCCACGAGGTGCTGCTGGAATGCCGGGTCGACAACGTCCGCGCCCAGAAGCTCTACGAACGCTACGGCTTCGAGCCCATCGGGTTCCGCCGCGGCTACTACCAGCCGGGCAACGTGGATGCGCTCGTGATGCGCCTGATCACCGACCAAGCCACCGAAGAGACAACCGAAGAGAAGAACCATGGCTGA
- the tsaD gene encoding tRNA (adenosine(37)-N6)-threonylcarbamoyltransferase complex transferase subunit TsaD: MADEPLVLGIETSCDETGVGIVRGTTLLADAVASSVDEHARFGGVVPEVASRAHLEAMVPTIDRALKEAGVGAKDLDGIAVTAGPGLAGALLVGVSAAKAYAYALGKPLYGVNHLASHICVDQLEHGRLPEPTMALLVSGGHSSLLLSTDITSDVRPMGSTIDDAAGEAFDKIARVLNLGFPGGPVIDRYAREGDPEAIAFPRGLTGPRDPAYDFSFSGLKTAVARWIEARRAAGEEVPVRDVAASFQEAVVDVLTRKAVRACKDEGVDHLMIGGGVAANSRLRALAQERCEAAGIRLRVPRPKLCTDNGAMVAALGAEMVSRNRSASSWDLSADSSLPVTDPHVPGDHDHVHEVSKENLYS; encoded by the coding sequence ATGGCTGACGAACCACTCGTCCTCGGCATCGAGACCTCCTGCGACGAGACCGGCGTCGGCATCGTCCGCGGCACCACCCTGCTGGCGGACGCCGTCGCCTCCAGCGTCGACGAGCACGCCCGCTTCGGCGGTGTCGTCCCCGAGGTGGCCTCCCGCGCCCATCTGGAGGCGATGGTCCCCACCATCGACCGCGCGCTGAAGGAGGCGGGCGTCGGTGCCAAGGACCTCGACGGCATCGCCGTGACCGCCGGTCCCGGGCTCGCGGGCGCCCTGCTGGTCGGTGTCTCGGCGGCCAAGGCGTACGCCTACGCCCTCGGCAAGCCCCTGTACGGCGTCAACCACCTCGCCTCGCACATCTGCGTGGACCAGCTGGAGCACGGCCGGCTGCCCGAGCCGACGATGGCCCTGCTGGTGTCCGGCGGACACTCGTCCCTGCTGCTGTCGACGGACATCACCTCCGACGTCCGGCCGATGGGCTCGACCATCGACGACGCGGCCGGCGAGGCCTTCGACAAGATCGCCAGGGTGCTGAACCTGGGCTTCCCCGGCGGCCCGGTCATCGACCGGTACGCCCGCGAGGGCGACCCGGAGGCGATCGCCTTCCCGCGCGGCCTGACCGGCCCGCGCGACCCGGCATACGACTTCTCCTTCTCCGGTCTGAAGACGGCCGTAGCCCGCTGGATCGAGGCCAGGCGCGCGGCGGGTGAGGAGGTCCCGGTCCGCGATGTGGCCGCGTCCTTCCAGGAGGCCGTCGTCGACGTGCTGACCCGCAAGGCCGTCCGCGCCTGCAAGGACGAGGGCGTCGACCACCTGATGATCGGCGGCGGCGTCGCGGCCAACTCCCGGCTGCGCGCCCTGGCGCAGGAGCGCTGCGAAGCGGCCGGCATCCGCCTCCGCGTCCCGCGCCCCAAGCTGTGCACGGACAACGGCGCGATGGTCGCCGCGCTCGGCGCCGAGATGGTCTCCCGCAACCGCTCCGCCTCCAGCTGGGACCTTTCGGCCGACTCCTCCCTGCCGGTCACCGACCCGCACGTCCCCGGTGACCACGACCATGTGCACGAGGTCAGCAAGGAGAACCTGTATTCGTGA
- a CDS encoding LacI family DNA-binding transcriptional regulator, with amino-acid sequence MKPSKPAETQTATLAEIAREAGVSAPTVSKVLNGRADVAPATRTRVEELLRAHGYRRRRAEASRSPLIDLVFHELESAWALEVIRGVENVARAAGLSVVLSESAGRLTPGRTWADQVAARRPHGVVLVLSGLDGSQRALLASRSIPFVVMDPAGDPGPDVPSIGATNWQGGLAATRHLLELGHTRIGAISGPSRMMCSRARIDGYRAALETAGLPADPSLVAAGDFHHDSGHRLGLELLGRPDRPTAVFAGNDLQALGLYEAARELGLRIPEDLSVVGFDDLPVARWVGPPLTTVRQPLTEMAEAAARLVLELGSEREERAATRVELATSLVVRSSTDVPPAL; translated from the coding sequence ATGAAGCCTTCGAAGCCCGCAGAGACGCAGACGGCGACCCTCGCCGAGATCGCCCGTGAGGCCGGGGTGTCGGCTCCGACTGTTTCGAAGGTTCTCAACGGCCGCGCCGATGTCGCCCCGGCGACCCGTACCCGGGTCGAGGAGCTGCTGCGCGCCCACGGCTACCGGCGCCGGCGCGCCGAGGCGTCCCGCTCGCCGCTGATCGACCTGGTCTTCCACGAGCTGGAGAGCGCCTGGGCGCTGGAGGTCATCCGGGGTGTGGAGAACGTGGCCCGGGCGGCCGGGCTGAGCGTCGTCCTGTCCGAGTCGGCCGGCCGGCTCACCCCGGGCCGGACCTGGGCCGACCAGGTGGCCGCGCGCCGCCCGCACGGCGTGGTGCTGGTGCTGTCCGGGCTCGACGGGTCCCAGCGGGCGCTGCTGGCCAGCCGCTCCATCCCGTTCGTGGTGATGGATCCGGCCGGGGACCCGGGCCCGGACGTGCCGTCCATCGGCGCCACCAACTGGCAGGGCGGGCTGGCCGCCACCCGTCATCTGCTGGAACTCGGCCACACCCGGATCGGCGCGATCAGCGGCCCGTCCCGGATGATGTGCAGCCGGGCCCGGATCGACGGCTACCGCGCCGCGCTGGAGACGGCCGGCCTGCCCGCCGATCCCTCGCTCGTCGCCGCCGGCGACTTCCACCACGACTCCGGCCACCGCCTGGGCCTGGAGCTGCTCGGCCGCCCCGACCGGCCGACGGCCGTCTTCGCGGGCAACGACCTGCAGGCGCTCGGCCTGTACGAGGCCGCCCGCGAACTGGGCCTGCGCATCCCGGAGGACCTCAGCGTGGTCGGCTTCGACGATCTGCCGGTGGCCCGCTGGGTCGGCCCGCCGCTGACGACCGTACGGCAGCCGCTGACCGAGATGGCCGAGGCGGCGGCCCGGCTGGTGCTGGAGCTGGGGAGCGAGCGCGAGGAGCGGGCGGCGACCCGGGTGGAGCTGGCGACCAGTCTGGTGGTGCGGTCGAGCACGGACGTGCCTCCGGCGCTTTAG
- a CDS encoding YciI family protein, with product MPRYLSIVKIDESTVPPEGPSPELMQRMGALIEEITKAGVMLDTAGLTPQSQGKRVNWEGGKLSVTDGPFTESKEVIGGYALMQCKDMDEALEWTKRFVRTHEDYWTVTCEVREIAEAE from the coding sequence ATGCCGCGTTACCTCTCCATCGTGAAGATCGACGAGAGCACCGTCCCGCCGGAGGGTCCCAGCCCCGAGCTGATGCAGCGGATGGGCGCCCTGATCGAGGAGATCACCAAGGCCGGCGTCATGCTCGACACCGCCGGACTGACCCCGCAGAGCCAGGGCAAGCGGGTCAACTGGGAGGGCGGGAAGCTCAGCGTCACGGACGGGCCGTTCACCGAGTCGAAGGAGGTCATCGGTGGGTACGCCCTCATGCAGTGCAAGGACATGGACGAGGCCCTGGAGTGGACCAAGCGGTTCGTCCGGACCCACGAGGACTACTGGACGGTGACCTGTGAGGTGCGGGAGATCGCCGAGGCCGAGTGA
- a CDS encoding RNA polymerase sigma factor, which produces MARPDIPGSAAAHAIETVFRLESPRVVAGVARIVRDIGIAEELAQDALVAALERWPRDGVPDNPGAWLMATARHRAVDLIRRRETYARKLAEIGRDLETAPPSYDAPADPDDIDDDLLRLVFTTCHPVLSAEARTALTLRLLGGLSTAEIARAYLVPEPTIAQRIVRAKRTLAKQNVAFEVPYGPGREARLGSVLDVIYLIFNEGYAATTGDDLLRPGLCEDALRLARVLSALMPKEPEVHGLTSLLEFQASRTAARTGPDGAPVLLKDQSRRRWNRMLIARGIRALDRADATATGAPGPYALQAAIAACHAHAHAYEDTDWRAIATLYGLLAARAPSPVVELNRAVAVSMADGPAEGLKLVDALATEPALRDYHLLPSVRADLLARLGRTTEARAEFDRAAGLARNEKERELLLRRAAGLPA; this is translated from the coding sequence ATGGCGCGGCCCGACATCCCCGGCTCTGCCGCGGCGCACGCCATCGAGACCGTCTTCCGCCTGGAGTCGCCCCGGGTCGTCGCCGGCGTCGCCCGGATCGTCCGGGACATCGGCATCGCCGAGGAACTGGCCCAGGACGCGCTGGTCGCCGCCCTGGAGCGGTGGCCCCGCGACGGCGTGCCCGACAACCCCGGCGCCTGGCTCATGGCCACCGCCCGGCACCGTGCCGTCGACCTGATCCGGCGCCGTGAGACCTACGCCCGTAAGCTCGCCGAGATCGGCCGGGACCTGGAGACGGCCCCGCCCTCGTACGACGCGCCCGCCGACCCGGACGACATCGACGACGACCTGCTGCGGCTGGTCTTCACCACCTGCCACCCGGTGCTGTCCGCCGAGGCCCGCACCGCGCTCACGCTGCGGCTGCTCGGCGGTCTGAGCACGGCCGAGATCGCCCGCGCCTACCTCGTCCCGGAGCCGACGATCGCCCAGCGCATCGTCCGCGCCAAACGCACCCTGGCGAAGCAGAACGTCGCCTTCGAGGTGCCCTACGGCCCCGGCCGCGAGGCCCGCCTCGGCTCCGTCCTGGACGTCATCTACCTGATCTTCAACGAGGGGTACGCGGCGACCACCGGCGACGACCTGCTGCGCCCCGGCCTGTGCGAGGACGCCCTGCGCCTGGCCCGCGTCCTGTCCGCGCTGATGCCCAAGGAACCGGAGGTGCACGGCCTGACCTCACTGCTGGAGTTCCAGGCGTCCCGCACGGCCGCCCGCACCGGCCCCGACGGCGCGCCCGTCCTCCTCAAGGACCAGAGCCGCCGCCGCTGGAACCGCATGCTCATCGCGCGCGGCATCCGCGCCCTCGACCGCGCCGACGCCACCGCGACCGGGGCCCCGGGCCCTTACGCCCTCCAGGCGGCCATCGCCGCATGCCACGCGCACGCCCACGCCTACGAGGACACCGACTGGCGCGCCATCGCCACCCTTTACGGCCTCCTGGCCGCCCGCGCCCCGTCCCCGGTGGTCGAGCTGAACCGCGCGGTCGCCGTGTCCATGGCCGACGGCCCGGCCGAGGGCCTCAAGCTGGTGGACGCCCTGGCCACCGAACCGGCCCTGCGCGACTACCACTTGCTGCCCAGCGTCCGCGCCGACCTGCTGGCCAGGCTCGGGCGCACGACGGAGGCGCGGGCGGAGTTCGACCGGGCGGCCGGCCTGGCGCGCAACGAGAAGGAGCGGGAACTGCTGCTGCGCCGGGCGGCGGGGCTGCCCGCCTAG
- a CDS encoding methyltransferase domain-containing protein: MNDLALLLTPEGRALLDEVRDTAPADELAVATRLRRDHPAELVSAALGQARLRQRAAAKFGAADAGRMFFTPNGVEQSTRATVASYRAERFKALGVTSVADLCCGIGGDAIALARAGIRVLAVDRDPLTAAVARANAEVLGLGELIEVREADVTEVNTGGYDAVFVDPARRGGRGRIFDPEAYSPPLSWAIEAARTAPHAALKVAPGIPHEAVPAEAEAEWISDGGDVKEAVLWFGTGAGAVRATLLPGPRTLLGKGLPDPAVRPVGRYLYEPDGAVIRAHLVAEVAEEVGGGLVDATIAYVTADGLRPTRYASAYEITDQLHFSVKKLKALLREREVGTLTVKKRGSAVEPEELRKKVKPQGPNAATVFLTRVAGAPTMLVGGPA, from the coding sequence GTGAACGACCTCGCTCTGCTCCTCACCCCCGAAGGCCGTGCCCTCCTCGACGAGGTCCGCGACACCGCCCCGGCGGACGAACTCGCCGTCGCCACCCGGCTGCGCCGTGACCACCCCGCCGAGCTGGTGTCGGCCGCGCTCGGCCAGGCCCGGCTGCGGCAGCGGGCGGCGGCGAAGTTCGGCGCGGCGGACGCGGGGCGGATGTTCTTCACGCCGAACGGGGTCGAGCAGTCGACGCGGGCCACCGTGGCGAGCTACCGCGCGGAGCGGTTCAAGGCCCTCGGCGTGACCTCCGTGGCCGACCTGTGCTGCGGGATCGGCGGGGACGCGATCGCGCTCGCACGGGCCGGGATCCGGGTGCTCGCCGTGGACCGGGACCCGCTGACGGCGGCCGTGGCGCGGGCGAACGCCGAGGTGCTGGGGCTGGGCGAGCTGATCGAGGTGCGGGAGGCGGACGTCACGGAGGTGAACACGGGCGGCTACGACGCCGTGTTCGTCGACCCGGCCCGGCGGGGCGGACGCGGCAGGATCTTCGACCCTGAGGCCTACTCCCCGCCCCTGTCCTGGGCGATCGAGGCCGCCCGCACGGCGCCGCACGCGGCGCTGAAGGTGGCGCCCGGCATTCCGCACGAGGCCGTGCCCGCCGAGGCCGAGGCCGAGTGGATCTCGGACGGCGGGGACGTGAAGGAGGCGGTGCTGTGGTTCGGGACCGGGGCGGGCGCCGTACGCGCCACGCTGCTGCCCGGGCCGCGCACGCTCCTCGGCAAAGGGCTGCCCGATCCCGCGGTCCGGCCCGTGGGGCGGTATCTCTACGAGCCCGACGGCGCCGTCATCCGCGCCCATCTGGTCGCCGAGGTGGCCGAGGAGGTCGGCGGCGGACTGGTCGACGCGACCATCGCGTACGTCACCGCCGACGGGCTGCGGCCCACCCGGTACGCCTCCGCGTACGAGATCACCGACCAACTCCACTTCAGCGTCAAGAAGTTGAAGGCCCTGCTGCGGGAGCGCGAGGTCGGCACGCTGACCGTGAAGAAGCGCGGGTCGGCCGTCGAGCCGGAGGAACTGCGCAAGAAGGTCAAGCCACAGGGGCCGAACGCGGCGACCGTGTTCCTCACCCGGGTCGCCGGGGCACCGACGATGCTCGTGGGGGGACCCGCCTAG
- a CDS encoding polysaccharide deacetylase family protein encodes MREVVQNDENAKRSSRIGCQRRSRLGRLARGCGAVALASAALLSGCAGPTGTRPAPGQGPSGTRPAPGQGGTRQPLSPRTRQAAAHARMVAAAKRWGLDRVPLTPPRPPAKKPDITARPGFEVDHQEDWGLPPVFTTIPTKQKIVFLTIDDGSNKDPRFLRMMQDLKIPYTAFLSNYLIEDDYGYFRKMQGQGHTLDNHTLHHPYLPALPYEEQRTEICDMQDIMEKQFGKRPTVFRPPYGNYNQDTLRAAKSCGIKYAPIWNEEVFVDHWEYREDDQKMRRGDIVLTHFRGRSDWNGTMIDDMRRFLNKITREGYAVARLEDYL; translated from the coding sequence ATGCGAGAAGTCGTACAAAACGATGAAAACGCTAAAAGATCGTCTCGTATCGGGTGTCAAAGGCGGTCCCGTCTCGGGCGTCTGGCAAGGGGCTGCGGAGCCGTCGCGCTGGCCTCCGCCGCCCTCCTCTCCGGCTGCGCGGGCCCCACCGGCACCCGCCCCGCACCCGGCCAGGGCCCTTCCGGGACCCGTCCCGCGCCCGGCCAGGGCGGCACCCGGCAGCCCCTGAGCCCCCGGACCCGCCAGGCCGCCGCACACGCCCGCATGGTTGCCGCCGCCAAGCGCTGGGGGCTGGACAGGGTGCCGCTCACGCCCCCGCGGCCGCCCGCGAAGAAACCGGACATCACTGCCCGGCCCGGCTTCGAGGTGGACCACCAGGAGGACTGGGGCCTGCCCCCGGTCTTCACGACGATCCCCACCAAGCAGAAGATCGTCTTCCTCACGATCGACGACGGCTCGAACAAGGACCCCAGGTTCCTGCGGATGATGCAGGACCTGAAGATCCCGTACACCGCCTTCCTCAGCAACTACCTGATCGAGGACGACTACGGGTACTTCCGCAAGATGCAGGGCCAGGGCCACACCCTCGACAACCACACCCTGCACCACCCCTACCTGCCGGCGCTGCCCTACGAGGAGCAGAGGACCGAGATCTGCGACATGCAGGACATCATGGAGAAGCAGTTCGGCAAGCGCCCGACGGTCTTCCGCCCGCCCTACGGCAACTACAACCAGGACACCCTGCGCGCCGCCAAGTCCTGCGGCATCAAGTACGCGCCGATCTGGAACGAGGAGGTCTTCGTCGACCACTGGGAGTACCGCGAGGACGACCAGAAGATGCGCCGCGGCGACATCGTCCTCACCCACTTCCGCGGCCGCTCCGACTGGAACGGCACGATGATCGACGACATGCGCCGCTTCCTGAACAAGATCACGCGTGAGGGCTACGCCGTGGCCCGCCTGGAGGACTACCTGTGA